In Terriglobus aquaticus, the genomic window CCAGCAGGTGAACACGCAGATCAACGACTTCAACCCGAGCTACGGTCAGGACAACTACGCGGGTCTGTACTCCACGGCGATCAATCCGGCAGTTGCGAATACCCCCGCATGCCAGGCGGCTAATGCTCTGTCCGTCGCGAACTGCACCAACCCGACCAACACCACGCCGGCCGGCAGCGCGCCCAGCCTGAGCTCGCAATTGCAGGAAGCTCGCAACCTGACGGACTTCCTCTTCGGCAACCGCTCCGGCTACTCGCTCACCACGTTTGCGATTGTGAACGTGCGGCAGCGCTACAACTTCATGTACGTGCAGGACGACATCAAGGTGTCGCCCAGCCTGACGCTGAACGTGGGCCTGCGGTATGAGATTGTCACGCCGCAGTATGAGCGCGACAACAAGCTGGCCAACTATGACCCGACAACCAGCACACTGATCCAGGCGAAAAACGGCAGCATCGCCGATCGCGCGCAGGTCAACATCAACTACACGAACTTCGCGCCGCGCTTTGGCTTTGCCAAGACGCTGGACGCGAAGACGGTGGTGCGCGGCGGCTACGGCATCGTGTACTCGCAGTGGAACCGCGCGGGTGGTGAAAACAACCTGACGTACAACGGTCCCAACGTGGTGAACGCGAACATCGCTTCGCAGGTGACGCCGTCGCCCTCAACGCTGTGCCAGAACGACACGCAGGTGCAGGCAAACTGCTTCCGCCAAACGCAGCAGGGTTACGCGGCTGGCCTGGTTTCGCCAGCGAACTTCAACCCGCTCAACGTGCTGTCGCGTTACATCCCGCGGCACAACCCGACCGGCTACGTGCAGAACTACTTCGTCGGCTTCCAGCGTGACCTGGGCCACGGCTGGCTGGTGGACCTGAGCTACGTTGGCAACAAGAGCACGCACCTGCAGGTGTTGGGCGATTACAACCAGGCCACGCCATGCCTCCTGAGCTCGGGCTGCCCCAATGTGCAGGCCCGTCGTCCGATCACGAACTTCCAGGAGATCGAGATCGCGGCAAACGAGGGTTCGGCGAACTACAACTCGCTGCAGATGCGGACGGAAAAGCGCCTCGGCTCTGGCCTGTTCCTTCTGAACTCGTTCACCTACAGCCGCGTGTTCGACATCTCCAGCGGACACCTGGAAACTGCGAACGGTGACAACTCGCGCGTGAACATTCGCAACACGAGCCAGGACTACGGCCCGGGCGGATACGATCAGCCGCTGAACGACACACTGTCCATGGTGTATGACCTGCCCTACGGTCACGGTCGCCACTTCGGCAGCAACAGCAATGGCGCGGTGAACGCAGTGCTGGGTGGATGGCAGGTGACGCTGGTGAATCAGGTGACCAGCGGTCTGCCAATCAACATCAACTACTCGCTCGCCACGTCCAGCGGCCTGTTCGTATCGGACCTGGTTACCTATCGCCCGAACCGCGTGGCGGGTCAGCCGATCTTTGCGCCCGCAATCAACCGGAAGCGCACGGCAACGGGTGGAACGATCACGGGCTACTTCAACAACGCTGCCTTCGCTCTGCCGACCACGTATCCGTGGGGCAACCTGTCGCGCAACGTGGTTCGGTCGACGCCGTTCTACCAGGCCGATCTGGGCGTGCATAAGCAATTCCCGGTGTTCTCAGAACGCGTCCACCTCGACTTCCGCGCCGAGGCGTTCAACGTGCTGAACAAGGTGAACCTGCAGGCGCCCAACAGCACCTACGGCAGCTCGTCGTTCGGCGCGGTCACGTCGGCATACCCGGCGCGTCAGCTGCAGTTGGCTGGCAAGCTGATCTTCTAACCAACACTCAGCGACCAGGGCCCGCGCGTCTTCAACGTGCGGGCCTTCGTCACTTCCACGGGGAACGCAACTGCGCGGTGCGAGCGTATGAGCCGCGATGCAAGGAATGATTCGGATGATTGGGAAGACGATGGGCTCTGCCGCGTTGCTGCTTTGCGGAACGCTGGCGCTGCAGGCGCAGGCGGATGTGCGCATGAACCAGATCCAGGTGGTGGGCAGCCACAACAGCTACCACGCGGGCCTCACGCCAGGCGTAAAGGCGATTTTGGCGAAGCAGAATCCGAAGGCGCTGCGTAGCCTGGACTACAGCCATCCCACACTGACCAAGCAGTTGGACAGCGGTGTGCGGCAGTTGGAGATCGATGTGCACGCGGACGCGAAGGGCGGCCGCTACGCGCACATTGCGGCCGACGACGCGATTGCCAAGGCGGGGCTGCCGGCCGATCCGCCGTACAACACAGACGGCAAGATGAACCAGCCGGGCTTCAAGGTGATGCACGTGACCGGCATCGACCAGCGCACCCGGTGCACGCTGTTCACCGACTGCCTGCGCGAGGTGCAGGCGTGGTCCAAGGCGCATCCGAAGCACGTGCCGCTGTTTCTGCTGATCGAAGCGAAAGAGGAGCAGCCGCACCTGCCTGGCACGCCCATGCCGGAGCCGTTTACGCCGGCCGTGTTCGACGCTCTGGACAAGGAGATCCGCAGCGTCTTCACGCCTGCGGAGCTGATCACGCCAGACGACGTGCGTGGCAGCGGCAAGGACCTGCCGTCTGCCATTACGGAGCATGGCTGGCCCACGCTCGAGAGTGCGCGCGGCAAAGTAGTGTTCCTGCTGGACAATCGCAAGTTCACGGCGATGTACTCGGAAGGCCATCCGGCGCTGCGCGGCCGCGTGCTGTTCACCAACTCGGCACCGGGAACTCCGGAGTCGGCGTTTGAAGAGCAGAACAACGGCACGGCCGAGTCGATCGACGCGTCGGTGAAGCAGGGCATCATCGTCCGCACCCGCACCGACGAGGGCACGGAAGAGGCGCGCACGAACGACACCACGCGGCGCGAGCTTGCCCTGCGCTCCGGCGCACAGATCATCAGCACGGATTACCCGCCGGGTGAGAAGTCGCAATGGAGCGATTTCATTGTCGAGCTGCCGAACGGTCTGGCGGCGCGGTGCAACCCGCTGATCGCGCCCAAGGACTGCAGCGATGCAGCGGTGAACGACAAGTAACTCCGACTCTAGCAGTCGAAAAAAGCGGTGGACTCCTTAGGGGTTGCGGGTATGATGCGGCTGAAACCGGAACGCCTTACAGCGGCGTTCCATGTTACGCATCGGGACTCGCGACACTGGGAGACGCACGTATGGCTCAGGCTGCTGCTGCGACTGCGGATTACCTGCTGAATCACATTGGCGCCATTACTGCCGCGATCGGCGGTCTGGGTACAGCCGCGTATGGCTTGGTGGACGCGACCAAATCCATCGCGTTTGGCGTGTCCAACGTTGGATTTGGCGTGATCGCCAAGGTGATGGCGACGCTCATTCCAGAAGCCACGCCCGAAGCGGCGGCCGCCGCGAGCACGGGCGAGCCTCCGCTGGCTCCGGCGCTTTCGCTTCGGTCTGTGCTGGTCTCGCTCAAGTCGAATTGGGTGAACGGCGTGACCAAGGACGACCAGATCGCCATTGCGAAAAGCCTGGTGAAGCTTGCAGTCAGGCCGTCTGCGGTGGCTTCCCTGGCGGCGCTCACCGGGGTAGATGCAACGGTGCTGGCGAGTGTGTTCGGAAAGATTGCCAGGGGTGCGGCGCTGTTACCCGAAGAAACCGACGTTTACGCGCGCTTCGATCTGATCGTGACGACGTTGCTGGAGCAGGCGTACCAGCGTGCCGACCAGCAGTATCGCAACGCTGCCAAAGTGCTGGCGGCAGCACTCTCCGTCGTGCTGGCGGCGGCCGGAGCATACTGCCTGGGAGAGCGCGGAGCGCAGGAGTATGGACGCGCCCTGTTGATCGGGCTCATTGCGACGCCGCTGGCTCCGGTCGCCAAGGACGTGGCAAGCGCGATCCAGGCCGGCGCCAAGGCCGTTCAGGTCTGGAAGAGTTAGCCATGTGGTTTCTGAGTTGCAGAACTAGCCGGATCGGCGGTGACGTTGGCCCGGTGCAGGTCACGGACGGCTATCTCACCTTTGTCGACGGCCGGGAGCTGCTGGAAGAGGTTCGCGGCCGCGACGTCCTGATTGCGCTGCACGGGTTCAACGTGCACCAGGCAGGGGCGGTGGATCACTTTCAGCAATGGCAGCGGCTGATGACGTTGGGCGCGAACGCTCTGCTGGTAGGCGGCCTATGGCCGGGCGATTCCGCCTGGCTAGGCGCTCTGGAATACGCCTTCGCGGCCAAGGCCGCAATGCGCTCGGGCCAGGCGTTCGGCCGGTACCTGAACCTGAATTTTCAGCAGGTTCGAAGCATCTCCTTCGTGTCGCACAGCCTAGGTGCTCGCGTTGCCCTGCGAACGATCCAGGAGCTATCCTCGGCGTTCGACGTCCGGCGACTCATCTTGATGGCGCCCGCGGTCGACGATGATTGCCTGACCGGCGAGTTCGCGAAAACCGCCAAGCGCATCGGCCAAGTGACGGTGCTGGGATCGAAGCAGGACAAAGTGTTGCGGCTCGCGTATCCGCTGGGGAACCCAATCAGCGGTATTTTTGCGCGGGGGCACCCGTACTGGCATGCGGCGCTGGGGCGCGAGGGACCAACTGCCTATCCCTCGCCCAATAACATCGGGCCGGGTTGGCGTCTGCCCGACGACTGGAAGGTCGACCATAGCGACTACCTGCCGCCGGAATCGCCTTTTGCGCCGCCCTACGCTCCCGCGCCATTCCCGCTTCCCATGGCATTCCCAGCTGAGTCCGCGGGAACTCCGGCGCTGCCGCAGGGCTACGACGGTTCGGATGGGCAACCGGAACACTGGCAGTGTGGCTGGACGGCGGGTTGGACCTCATTCCAGTTCCCCTGAGGGTAGGGACCGCGTTCGGAAGGCGGACGGCACAAGGGAAAGCCGGCGTCTCCGCCGGCTTCATTGTTACGGTTTGTTCGGACGCTACTTCTTGGCCGAAGGTGCCTTCCTGGCACCTTTCTTCCCCGCGGGCTGCGGGGTGACGCTGCGCTTGGCCGGGGTTTTCTTGGCAGCTGCTTTCTTTGCGGCCGCTTTCTTCACGCCCGCCTTCGCCTTTTTGGGCTTCTCCTCTTCGTCGGCAATCTCGACCGTGCCGGCCAGGGCCTTTGAGACGCGGGCCGAGGTCTTGCGGCCGGTCTTGCCGCCGCGTTTGGTGGTGCTGTCTTCGCTGTCGGCGTCCTCTGCGGGTGCGGCGGCCACCGGCTTCTTCTTGCGGGCGTCGGCCAGTGCCTTGGTGATGTCGGCGTTCAGGTCGTCGATGCTGACGCGGGTGGCCGTTTTGCGCAGACGTTCCAGGCCGTAGTACTCGCGCTTTTCGGGCATGAAGATGTGGACTACAAAATCGACGTAGTCCATCAGAATCCACTCGCCCTGGCGGCGGCCTTCGACCGAGTTGGGGTAGATGCCGTACTCGCGCTTCAGCCGGCCTTCGATCTCGTCGGCAATCGCGGCGTTCTGGCGCTCGTTGGTGCCGTTGCAGATGAGAAAGTAGTCGGTCAGCGCGCTTTCCGAGGGGTCCAGGGCGAGGATGCGGATTTCCTCGGCTTTGCGGCTGTCGGCGGCGTCCACCGCGGTGCTGAGCAGCTGGTTTGTCTCGAGCGTGGGCATGCAACTCCTTGGGCGCATTGCACCCGTTTTGAGCATACGACGCCGACCGTGCGGAATGTGTGACTTGTGCGCTCGCGGAGAGGTCGGAAGTGAGCGACGGCTTGTCTGGAAGGCGGTTTGCGTGTGGTCTGAAAGTTGCACGGAAAGCTCTTGCCAATCGTTGTTCCGTGTGCGTATCGTTAGCGCTAACGTAAAGGGAATTGCGACCTGGGAGCGCACATTTCCGGCCGCGCCCAGGGCAGCATGCCTGGCGCGGCTTGCGTGACAGAACAGGAGCGGGCGATGGCGACAGCAGTGGTAGACATGGAAGCGACGGCGGTAGAGAACAAGAACCTGTTGCCGGTCGAGGACGACTGGGAAGAGTTTCTGCAGGGCCGCTACAAGGAAGGCAAGACGGAAGAAGAGTTCCGCAACTACGACGCCGAAGCGAACCCCGGCGTGGCGGAGTTCTACCGCCTGAACCACCAGTTCCAGTCGCACGAGTACGTCCTCGGCAAGGAGAAGGAATACTTCGGCCTGACGCGCGGCAAGAAGTCGATCTGGGAAGCAGCGGAGTTCCTGAACACGCTCGTCGACGACAGCGATCCGGACACCGACCTGACGCAGATGGAGCACCTGCTGCAAACCAGCGAGGCGATCCGCCGCGACGGCCACCCGCGCTGGATGGTGGCGACCGGCTTTGTGCACGACCTGGGCAAGTGCCTGTGCCTGTACGGCGAGCCGCAGTGGGGCGTGGTGGGCGACACCTTCCCGACCGGCTGCGCGTACTCCGACAAGATCGTCTTCCCCGAGTACTTCAAGGCGAACCCGGATTACAACCACCCGGTGTACTCGACCAAGTACGGCATCTATGAGCCCGGTTGCGGCCTCGACAAGGTGCACATGAGCTTCGGCCATGACGGCTACATCTACGAGGTGATGAAGAACCACCTGCCGATGGAAGCGCTGTACATGCTGCGCTACCACTCGTTCTACGCGTGGCACCGGCACGGAGCGTACGAGCACCTGTTGAACGATCAGGACCGCGCCATGCTGCCGGCGGTGTTGAAGTTCAACCCGTATGACCTGTACTCCAAGGGTCACACCAAGCCCGACATGAAGGAACTGAAGCCGTACTATGACGACCTGTTCGCGGAGTTCTTCCCGGACAAGCTGGACTGGTAACGGCGGATACGTTCCGTTCCACGGATCATTCAAGGAGCAAGCAGCGCACCGGAGTCTCCGGTGCGTTTGCTTTGCGTGGAGTCGATTGCAACCCACGCGACTGAGACCGACTGGCAGGTAATCGCGTGCGTGTGCGATGTGCATCTCTGCCGACAGGGGAGGCCGTAACATCGCGCCTTGTTCCGTGCGGGGCAGAACGATGCGCGCCCAAGCTCATCTAACGAGCGATGACTGGTTTCCGGGCGCCGAACTTTCTCCGCTATGGCGCGTTTTGCGTGTCGTTGTTTCTTTCTGTCTCTTGGGCGCAGAGCCCCTCCCCGGCAAGCACGGGTGGCGCAGCGGCCCCTGCGGCTCCGGTGTCAGCGAGCACGGCGGCGGTCACTGCCGCCACGGCCGCAACTGCTGCTGCCGCGACACCTGCGGCCAACGGGGCGCAGCCCGGCCAGCCCACTGCTCCCTCGCCACAGACTGCGAGCAAAATCGCGGCGCTACCCGCACCGTTCCCGCCGGGTTTGATCCAGGGCATCGACATCCCTGCGCAGTCGCGGGCGATCCTGTCGCACCTGAGCGAGATCGTTCGCTACTACCGCATGACGGCGGTGCCGATCCAGAAGCTGGGCGAGCCCAGCGACGTACTCTACGCACAGCAGACGCAGGCCGAGGCAATGCAGATCGGCCAGACTGCCTTCAAGGCTGCCCGTAGCCAAGCCGCGTTCCTGGCGCGCATTCCTAACCCGAAGGCTTCGCCCGGCGACACCAGCAGCCCGCCTCCGCAGGAGGCAAACAAGATCGCCGAGGTGCTGCGCAACAACGCGCAACGGCTTTCCGATCTGCAGACACAGGATGCCTCACTGACGCAGCAGATTGCGCACGCGCGTGCCGCGCAACGCGGCACCCTGCTGGACCAGCAGGGTGACCTGGAGGGCCAGATCAAGCTGCTGAGCGCGGTGGTCGGCGCCCTGCAAAAGGTGGCGCTCACTTCCACGGCGAACCAGGGCGGATTGCAGGGCAACATCGACCAACTGCAGAAGTCTGTGCCGGAGCTGGTGAACTCTTCGCAGAAGACGGTCCCGGCAACGGTGGAAAGCATCGCGTCCATTCGCGATGCCGGTGTGACGACGCAGGGCACGGTGCTCTTTCAACTGCTGAGCACGGAGCGGGCCATTGATGAGCGCGTGAAGACGCTGCAGATGCTGCACGACCAGGCCGACGATCTGCGCAAGCCGCTGCTGGATGTGTTGAAGGCGACCATGGCCGAGAGCCAGCGCATCGCGGCCGACACGGGCGCATCCACGGCGGACCTCGCGAGCAAACGCAAGACCTACGACGCCCTGGCCGACGCATTCACCACGCTGAGTGACGTGGCGGTGCCGCTGAGCCAGGAGGTATTGCTGCTGGAGCAGGCGCAGGCCACCTACGGCAGTTGGCGGGCGTCCGTGGCGTCGACCGAGAGCACGGTGCTGCATGCGCTGCTGGTGCGCGTGGTGCTGATTGCGCTGGCGCTGGGCGTGATCTTCGCCTTCGGAGAACTGTGGCGCCGCGCGACCACGCGCTATGTGCAGGACACGCGACGTCGGCGACAAATTCTGCTGATCCGAAGGATCGTGATTGGCTTCCTCACGGGACTTGTGCTCATCTTCGGCTTTGTGACGCAGTTCAGTTCGCTGGCCACGTTTGCGGGCTTCATCAGCGCGGGCATTGCGGTGGGTCTGCAGACCATCCTGTTGTCGGTGGCGGCGTACTTCTTCATCGTGGGTCGCTACGGCGTGCGTGTGGGCGATCGCATCACGGTGGCGGGCGTGACCGGCGAGGTGGTGGAGGTTGGCCTGGTGCGCTTCTACATGCTGGAGCTGACGGGCACCGGGACCGAGCTGCACACCACGGGGCGCGTGGCGGTGTTTGCCAACTCCGTGCTGTTCCAGACGGGAACGCCGCTATACAAACAGATTCCGGGAACGGAGTACGCCTGGCACGAGTTGACGCTGAAGTTCAAGCCGGTGGAAGGATACGAGGCCGCGCTGAAGCAGGTGCAGGGCATCGTGCAGGGCGTGTTCGAGACGTACAAGGCCAAGCTGGAGGCGCAGCACCGCAGTGTGGAGACGTGGCTGGACACGGCCATCCAGGCGCCGGAGATCGAGTCGCGCCTGCAACTGACCGACGCTCCGCAATTTGCCGTGCTGTATCCGGTGGAGATCGAGCACGCGTCCGAGGTGGATCAGCAGATCATCCAGGCCCTGCTTCGCGCCACGGCACAGCAAACGGAGCTGGGCCAGGTGATCGACGGAACGCCCACGGTCAAGGCGGTGGTGAAGAGCTAAGCTGCTTCCCGCCGGACCACACGACAGCGGCTGGGCTGCTCAGGTTCGGCTGAGGAGGGCTCCTGTAGCATCTGCGGTGGTCTTGCTGGTGCTGGCTGTCTTGCCCGTGTCGTCCGCCGCATCTTTGTCGGTCCGGGTCAGGTAACGATGCAGCAGTTCTGCCGTTTCGGCGGAGCGCAGCTGCATCAGTTCGCTGGCGCGCTCCACACGCGCGGGATCGGGCTGCATGGGATTGTCCGGACATGGGATGCGAGCCAGGC contains:
- a CDS encoding alpha/beta hydrolase, whose product is MWFLSCRTSRIGGDVGPVQVTDGYLTFVDGRELLEEVRGRDVLIALHGFNVHQAGAVDHFQQWQRLMTLGANALLVGGLWPGDSAWLGALEYAFAAKAAMRSGQAFGRYLNLNFQQVRSISFVSHSLGARVALRTIQELSSAFDVRRLILMAPAVDDDCLTGEFAKTAKRIGQVTVLGSKQDKVLRLAYPLGNPISGIFARGHPYWHAALGREGPTAYPSPNNIGPGWRLPDDWKVDHSDYLPPESPFAPPYAPAPFPLPMAFPAESAGTPALPQGYDGSDGQPEHWQCGWTAGWTSFQFP
- a CDS encoding phosphatidylinositol-specific phospholipase C1-like protein, producing the protein MIGKTMGSAALLLCGTLALQAQADVRMNQIQVVGSHNSYHAGLTPGVKAILAKQNPKALRSLDYSHPTLTKQLDSGVRQLEIDVHADAKGGRYAHIAADDAIAKAGLPADPPYNTDGKMNQPGFKVMHVTGIDQRTRCTLFTDCLREVQAWSKAHPKHVPLFLLIEAKEEQPHLPGTPMPEPFTPAVFDALDKEIRSVFTPAELITPDDVRGSGKDLPSAITEHGWPTLESARGKVVFLLDNRKFTAMYSEGHPALRGRVLFTNSAPGTPESAFEEQNNGTAESIDASVKQGIIVRTRTDEGTEEARTNDTTRRELALRSGAQIISTDYPPGEKSQWSDFIVELPNGLAARCNPLIAPKDCSDAAVNDK
- a CDS encoding mechanosensitive ion channel family protein, which gives rise to MSASTAAVTAATAATAAAATPAANGAQPGQPTAPSPQTASKIAALPAPFPPGLIQGIDIPAQSRAILSHLSEIVRYYRMTAVPIQKLGEPSDVLYAQQTQAEAMQIGQTAFKAARSQAAFLARIPNPKASPGDTSSPPPQEANKIAEVLRNNAQRLSDLQTQDASLTQQIAHARAAQRGTLLDQQGDLEGQIKLLSAVVGALQKVALTSTANQGGLQGNIDQLQKSVPELVNSSQKTVPATVESIASIRDAGVTTQGTVLFQLLSTERAIDERVKTLQMLHDQADDLRKPLLDVLKATMAESQRIAADTGASTADLASKRKTYDALADAFTTLSDVAVPLSQEVLLLEQAQATYGSWRASVASTESTVLHALLVRVVLIALALGVIFAFGELWRRATTRYVQDTRRRRQILLIRRIVIGFLTGLVLIFGFVTQFSSLATFAGFISAGIAVGLQTILLSVAAYFFIVGRYGVRVGDRITVAGVTGEVVEVGLVRFYMLELTGTGTELHTTGRVAVFANSVLFQTGTPLYKQIPGTEYAWHELTLKFKPVEGYEAALKQVQGIVQGVFETYKAKLEAQHRSVETWLDTAIQAPEIESRLQLTDAPQFAVLYPVEIEHASEVDQQIIQALLRATAQQTELGQVIDGTPTVKAVVKS
- the rsfS gene encoding ribosome silencing factor; the protein is MPTLETNQLLSTAVDAADSRKAEEIRILALDPSESALTDYFLICNGTNERQNAAIADEIEGRLKREYGIYPNSVEGRRQGEWILMDYVDFVVHIFMPEKREYYGLERLRKTATRVSIDDLNADITKALADARKKKPVAAAPAEDADSEDSTTKRGGKTGRKTSARVSKALAGTVEIADEEEKPKKAKAGVKKAAAKKAAAKKTPAKRSVTPQPAGKKGARKAPSAKK
- a CDS encoding TonB-dependent receptor — protein: MSLRSTRTHGLRLCCAAVLLSCAIPVFAQFDAASVLGFVRDASGAAVANATVTLTNVETGVTQTVKTDKDGKYEFASVKIGDYKVQTEASGFSRYESATFPLTVNARQRVDADLKVGSSNEVVEVNSLPTQLETETSSRGQVIGTREVENLPLNGRSYADLALLAPGTRRSALETGAPDSREASFNVDGQRSAFNNFLLDGLDNNNYGTSNQGFANENIPPSPDAVDEFRVETNNYSAEYGRNPGAVINVSTRRGTNAFHGKAYDYNRNTALNANNYFSTPGTHLKYIRNQFGGTFGGPIFKDKAFFFTDYEGNRTIFNQALTVSTLPTANQRAGLFYVNDDPSNPANAIPLRNPITGRTYLGVVPQADMTTFAKNVLAALPANNVAGLANNYNTTPRGTINDDKGDGRIDYTLSPRYSLFGRYSEHRATIFTPPGIPGPAGGNANGNVHILNRDIAGGATITLSATRLLDLRFGWSHNEGGKTPIGVGQASILTQSGITDGLPTDPTIVRSLNGQAITGFSQFGAQTSNPQFQNPTIFNPKANYTTIRGRHALKLGFEFQQVNTQINDFNPSYGQDNYAGLYSTAINPAVANTPACQAANALSVANCTNPTNTTPAGSAPSLSSQLQEARNLTDFLFGNRSGYSLTTFAIVNVRQRYNFMYVQDDIKVSPSLTLNVGLRYEIVTPQYERDNKLANYDPTTSTLIQAKNGSIADRAQVNINYTNFAPRFGFAKTLDAKTVVRGGYGIVYSQWNRAGGENNLTYNGPNVVNANIASQVTPSPSTLCQNDTQVQANCFRQTQQGYAAGLVSPANFNPLNVLSRYIPRHNPTGYVQNYFVGFQRDLGHGWLVDLSYVGNKSTHLQVLGDYNQATPCLLSSGCPNVQARRPITNFQEIEIAANEGSANYNSLQMRTEKRLGSGLFLLNSFTYSRVFDISSGHLETANGDNSRVNIRNTSQDYGPGGYDQPLNDTLSMVYDLPYGHGRHFGSNSNGAVNAVLGGWQVTLVNQVTSGLPININYSLATSSGLFVSDLVTYRPNRVAGQPIFAPAINRKRTATGGTITGYFNNAAFALPTTYPWGNLSRNVVRSTPFYQADLGVHKQFPVFSERVHLDFRAEAFNVLNKVNLQAPNSTYGSSSFGAVTSAYPARQLQLAGKLIF
- a CDS encoding inositol oxygenase, producing MEATAVENKNLLPVEDDWEEFLQGRYKEGKTEEEFRNYDAEANPGVAEFYRLNHQFQSHEYVLGKEKEYFGLTRGKKSIWEAAEFLNTLVDDSDPDTDLTQMEHLLQTSEAIRRDGHPRWMVATGFVHDLGKCLCLYGEPQWGVVGDTFPTGCAYSDKIVFPEYFKANPDYNHPVYSTKYGIYEPGCGLDKVHMSFGHDGYIYEVMKNHLPMEALYMLRYHSFYAWHRHGAYEHLLNDQDRAMLPAVLKFNPYDLYSKGHTKPDMKELKPYYDDLFAEFFPDKLDW